The Colletotrichum destructivum chromosome 8, complete sequence genome includes the window TGAGCCAAACAGAGACGGTTACGCTATGGGAGCATACTAGTCGCGGCACAGCTATGATGCTTCAAGCCGAGATATGTTCACAAATAACAAGCCAAATAAGCCGAATAATCTGACTATCTCACGTATCCATTAATCTTGAAGTTTCAAAATCCTCCTGTTCTTTACGAAAGTGCTCGGAAAACCCTCAGATTACTTAATTGGCTACACTACCCCTCTGGATGAGAAGAGGGAGACCAATAAGTATGTATAGAAGCAAAACAAGACAACAGGTCCTTTTTAAGGAGGGGATATGAAAATCCACTACGCAGTCCCATACAGAATTGCAGAACAAACCGACCACATTCCGTAGAAATGTAAAAAGAGTCCGGTGTAGCCACGCAGTAGGTTTCCAAGCAACGGCACTGAACGCAACGCTGGGCCATCTTACCCACCAGCGGTCGTCTTCGGTCAACAGGATGCTCTCCAAACCCCCTGTCGTGGTATTAAACTCATTTATAAAGGTACTATCTTCTGGTTGTTTTGAAATCTGGCATTAGAATCTTCGTTGTCCTAATATCACACTCTAGAACTCACGGTTGTCCAAAGCCAGCAACTGTGTGCGCTCCACAGCCTCTACTATATCGAGAAGCCTCTTTAACTCGAAAGACTCCTATAAATTGTGACATATTTAGTATAGGACTCTTTAGTCAAATACAATCACACTCGAGAACTTGAAGGTTCGTACTTTTTTACGCAGTGGCTGCTTTCCCACCCCGCCTTTGGTATGCTGCATGATACGGGACATGGTATTGCCGACTGAAACTTGAGGGTATTAATTGCGTTTCTTGTGTTCGGAATTTGCTGTTATTAGGTACTTGGGTCAGTTGATGAAGTAAACATTAACAGAATAGAATGTTGTGTTTTCTTGATGCAGCCTGATGCCTAATCGCCTCCGCATAAAAACGATCAGCTGATCGGCGAAACATCAGCATGCATGGCCAAAACATGACGCGAGGGCTGATTGGATCCCAAAGTAACGGAAGGCAGCCCCTCATCTGCTGATGGCGCGGCGCAGCAAGTCGTTTCGGCGCCTCAGCTTGAAGGAACTTGTACTCTCCCGTTTCATACCTTGCCGTTTGGCATCTTCCGAAGCGTcaccgccatggccgagctTGCTGCCATCGGGCTGGCGAGTAACCTGCTCCAGTTTGTCGATATTGGAATAAAGCTGTTCTCCCGGGCTCGAGAAAGCTATAACTCTGCCTCAGGAtatgccgaggccgacgaagccCTGCTGGCGGACACGGAGAGGCTCAAACAGCTCGTCGTAACCATACGCGCCACAAGCTCTGACTACTCGGCTGCAGAGAACAAGATCCAAGAGTTGGCACAGGAATTCGACGGCACTGCGACGAAGCTTGTCAAAGAGCTCGAGGGCTTTCGAGTTGTGGTCGAACGAGACGAACAGCGCGACAGCTTCAGACGGAGATACCATGGCTTCGGGAAAGCACTCCGTTCTGCCATGAAGGAGGGCAGGAGTAAGAAAATACTTGAAAAGCTCGTGGGGGACctggagaagcagcaggggCTGATTCAGGTATACATGTGTGCATCTTCTGTGTAAGTTGGGATCCAACGACCCCAAGGCTGAACAGTCCATCAGCTCTGACAACGCCGCATGCACCAGcgagaagcagaaggaggTTTTGGCAACGGTCGAGAACCTGAGAAGACAAAACGACTGGCTGGAAGCCAAAACCACCGAGAAGCTAGAATACATCACCGGCGACGTGGACCGTGTCGTAGAGATGATGAAGATTGGGCAGATCGACAACCTCGCGACGCAGTTTGACGCCTTCGGAACAAGCGTGCTCGCTTTCCGCAACGAGACATCGCGAGTGAACAAGCAGCAGCGCATCCTCGAGAGCTTGCAGTTCGACAAGATCAGGATGAGACAAGAAGCCATCAAAGAAAATTACGGTGCTACCTTCAGGTGGATCTTTGATCCCGCCAACACCAGCTTCTCCCGGTGGCTGACGTCCGAGAATGGTATTTTTTGGATCCGGGGCAAGGCGGGGTGCGGCAAGTCGACTCTCATGAAGTTCTTGGTATCCGAGCCAACTATGAGATCCCAGCTCGAGGTCTGGGGCGGCCAAAATAAACTCATCGTAGCCAGTCACTACTTTTGGAACGTGGGTAACTCCATGCAGAAGTCTCGACAAGGGCTCCTCCAGACGCTGCTGCACGAGGTGTTGAAGGAGCTCCCGGATGTGATAGAAGAGGTTTGCAGTTCCCGTTGGGCGGCCTCGCAGCACGGGCGAGTAGCCCCctgggacgaagacgagctcATGGCCGCgctcaaggccctcgccAAGGCGTCGCCTAAACTTTCCGTCCGGTTCTGCTTCTtcatcgacggcctcgacgagtATACGGCGGGCGAGGATCGATACTACGGCCTGTGCGAGGACCTCATCGAAACCCTCATCGAGCTCGCGTTGGTGCCGGAGATCAAGATCTGCGCGTCCAGTCGGCCATGGAGCTCCTTTGTTGAATCGTTCGGTGCGGGGGAGTGGCAGCTTAAGATGGAGGATCTGACCAAGgacgacatcaacaagatcgccgtcggcgggctgAATAAGAGCAAACACTACGAGAGGCTGGCTCGGGAGGACAGCCGCTGCGCCCAGATTCCCGGCATCATCGCAAACCGGGCGCAAGGAGTCATTCTCTGGGTAAGACTGGTGGTCGAGTCTCTCAAAAGGGGGTTGGCGAAGGCGGACACGTACGAGGAACTACAGGCAAGACTAGATGAGCTACCCGATGACCTGGAGAAATACTTTCAGCATATGCTCGAGACCATCGAGCCGCTGTACTGGGAGAGCACAACGCGCGTGTTTAAGATCATGGTTGACTCTGGTCAGACGCTCCCTCTGCTTGCCTTTGAGTTCCTCGACCGGGAGATGAGAGATGCGGACTACTCACTGGCGCTGGACTCTAAGCCCTTCTCTGCGGATGGCCAGGATCTCGAGTACACGTACAGTCGCCTGACCACACGCCTCAACGAAAGGGCAAAGGACCTCCTCGAGACCACCCCCTGCAAAGACGGCGCCAACTTCCTCAGGTACCAGTTCGGCTTCCTGCATCGCACCGTGAGAGATTGGTTCAGGGAGAACAAGCCTTTGGACAAGGAGATTGCCAAAAGGAAAACCAAAGAATTCagtcctctcctctccctctgtAGGATCATGCTGGCGCTCAGCAAGACCATTCCATACCCGGACGACGTCCCCGACTCCAACCAAGTCTTCGCTTATTCGGACAGCCTCATGTACTACGCATGCAAGCTCGAGGAAACTTACGAGATGTCTGGCGCagaaggcgacggcgtcggccacCAGTCCAACGAGGCCAACCTGCACGCTTCCTTCGACCTCCTGGACGAACTCGACCGCTCCAACGAGTCGCGCCTGAACTACCGCGGCGCGCACTGGACCAACTTCAAAAACCCGCCCAAGGGGAATTTCAAAGAGCGCAACAGGAAAACGTTCCTAGCAGCGGCGATCCAGTGGAGGCTCTCACTCTATGTGGAGCACAAGATCACCGAGGATCCAAGCCTCgtgctggccaaggagggcagACCGCTGCTCGACTACGCGCtgcggccgacgatggtgacCCCGCTGCGGCTCCCGGGCCAAGAGGGCCCCGTCAGCGCTACCGTCGAGTTTCTCCTGAGACACGGGGCGAAGCCGAATCAGAGGCTGCACATGTACGAGGGCAAGACGCCGTGGGAGCTCTTTCTGGCGGTCTGCCACGTGCACGGCATCCGCGGCGACAGGGCTGGCATCAACgctgtcgacgccgcccaagCCATCCTCTCGATGATCTCGCACGGGGCGGACATCAAGGTGGTGATGAAGAGGTCGAACGGGAGGCTGGTGGACGTCCTGGGCATCGGGGAAGGTCTAGGGCTGACACCCCATTACCTTCGTCAGATCCGAGACGTGATACAGAAAAAAATGGTGGAACCGACGCTGATTGATATCCTTTGGTCGTTCATCTGGGGGAGCAGGAAACAAGTAGGCCCAGAGTGAGACGGCTGGAGAAAGCTTGCTGAACGCACCCCCTTCGACCTAAATACGGCTGCTGGTTAATGGAGACTTCTAGGCCGCTTGGTTTCCTCCCCATCATGTCTTTTTCTGGTGTACCCAAAAATAATACAGTGGCATGGAATCTAGGCTTTACAGACATATGAACATCGGATTTGAGCACTCCCAGGAGTGTTCCAAGCTCTGGCATATCGCTGCTTTCTCACATCCTCTTGCTACTATACGGAACCGGGTCACAAATGAACAAGTGTCATCCTATTTTGCAGTTCAGAGAATTCTGCTGCAACAAAGTGATATCACTACTAGAGGTGGATGACAGCTATGTAGCAAAGGTTGGAATTCTTTTACAGGACAGTAAGGCATCAGAAACAGTTGAGTAAAGTCACGTGGAGCATTTGTAGCGTTTTTTCTTACCACAGAATTGGCGAATATACAGATAAGCTAGTTTATCTCTAATTCTATTTCATGACGTTGTGGATGTTGAGGCTGGAGCTAACTTAGGTGGTTGAATGTTTCCAAGTTGTGAACAAGTCACAAACCAGCAGCATGGAACTGTATCTC containing:
- a CDS encoding Putative NACHT nucleoside triphosphatase, P-loop containing nucleoside triphosphate hydrolase, producing MAELAAIGLASNLLQFVDIGIKLFSRARESYNSASGYAEADEALLADTERLKQLVVTIRATSSDYSAAENKIQELAQEFDGTATKLVKELEGFRVVVERDEQRDSFRRRYHGFGKALRSAMKEGRSKKILEKLVGDLEKQQGLIQVYMCASSVEKQKEVLATVENLRRQNDWLEAKTTEKLEYITGDVDRVVEMMKIGQIDNLATQFDAFGTSVLAFRNETSRVNKQQRILESLQFDKIRMRQEAIKENYGATFRWIFDPANTSFSRWLTSENGIFWIRGKAGCGKSTLMKFLVSEPTMRSQLEVWGGQNKLIVASHYFWNVGNSMQKSRQGLLQTLLHEVLKELPDVIEEVCSSRWAASQHGRVAPWDEDELMAALKALAKASPKLSVRFCFFIDGLDEYTAGEDRYYGLCEDLIETLIELALVPEIKICASSRPWSSFVESFGAGEWQLKMEDLTKDDINKIAVGGLNKSKHYERLAREDSRCAQIPGIIANRAQGVILWVRLVVESLKRGLAKADTYEELQARLDELPDDLEKYFQHMLETIEPLYWESTTRVFKIMVDSGQTLPLLAFEFLDREMRDADYSLALDSKPFSADGQDLEYTYSRLTTRLNERAKDLLETTPCKDGANFLRYQFGFLHRTVRDWFRENKPLDKEIAKRKTKEFSPLLSLCRIMLALSKTIPYPDDVPDSNQVFAYSDSLMYYACKLEETYEMSGAEGDGVGHQSNEANLHASFDLLDELDRSNESRLNYRGAHWTNFKNPPKGNFKERNRKTFLAAAIQWRLSLYVEHKITEDPSLVLAKEGRPLLDYALRPTMVTPLRLPGQEGPVSATVEFLLRHGAKPNQRLHMYEGKTPWELFLAVCHVHGIRGDRAGINAVDAAQAILSMISHGADIKVVMKRSNGRLVDVLGIGEGLGLTPHYLRQIRDVIQKKMVEPTLIDILWSFIWGSRKQVGPE